Genomic DNA from Novipirellula galeiformis:
AAGCTTTTGCCTTGCATCAAGCGAGAAACGATTCGAGGATGCTTCTTGGTTAGCCCCTGATTTGCTTAGACGGTAAAACTTTCGCCGACGCCCAGCACGACCGGGACCGCGTCGGTTTGGGCGTTAACGCGTTCGGCCCATTGGGCCGCGTCCTGTTGGATCGGAGGCCAAGTGTTGTAGTGGGTGGGCAAGACACATTTGGGCTCAATCAATTTGATCGCCTCGATGCTGTCGTCGATTCCCATGGTGAACACGTCACCGATCGGCAGCACCGCGACATCGACTCGGTGCGCGTACAAACGCATGTCCGAAAACAATGCGGTGTCACAGGCAAAGTAGATCCGTTTCCCGTCGATCTCAAGGACAAAACCGGCCGGATTGCCGCCGTACGACCCGTCGGGCAATTGGCTGCTATGGAGTGCGGGAACCATTTTCACCGTTCCGAAGGGAAGTTTTGCCACGCCGCCGAGATTCATCCCGAGTGTTGATTGCACTTGCTGTTTCTCCGCAAACCACTGGGCGATCTCAAAGATCGCCACCACGGTACTGTCGTCGCGATGGGCAATCGCAGCGGCATCGGCCACATGATCGAAGTGGCCGTGGGAAATCAGCAGATGGCTGATTTCGGGATGGTCCTCGATCGTGGTTTTGGCGGCTGGGTTGTCCGTCAAAAAGGGATCGAGCAAGATGCGATGCGCGCCGGTTTCGATCAACCAGCAGGCGTGGGAGAGCCAAGTTAGTTTAAGCATCATGAATTTCGCTGCGAAGCGGAAGAACGGAGAATGGTTACCAGGTTTCGCCGCGGAGACGAGCGATTTCCATGGCATCCTTGTCACCGCGACCAGACAAACAAATGACCAAATGTTGGTCAGGTTTCATTTCGGCGGCCAACGTCATCCCTTTGGCAATCGCATGACTCGATTCAAGGGCTGCGATGATTCCCTCGGATTGCGCCAATCGATCGAACGCCTTCATGGCGTCATCGTCGGTGCATTCGAGGTAGTCGACCCGCTTGGTGTCTTTCCAATAGCTGTGCTCGGGGCCAACGCCGGGGTAGTCCAATCCGGCGCTCATCGAATGCACGTCACAGGTTTGTCCATCGTCATCTTGCATCACGTAGCTGTAGCTACCGTGCAACACGCCTGGGTTTCCGTAGGTGAGCGGTGAGGCGTGGTCGCCTGGAGCGGTGCCACGGCCGCCCGCTTCGACGCCGACCATGCGAACGCCGTCATCTTCGACGAACGGATAGAACATGCCGGCCGCGTTGCTGCCACCGCCGACGCAGGCGACCACACAATCCGGTAGTCGGTCGAACGTGTCGCGGCACTGTTCTCGTGTTTCGCGGCCGATCACCGATTGGAAATCGCGTACCATCATCGGGAACGGGTGCGGCCCAATCACACTGCCGATGATGTAGTGGGTGTTCTCGACCGACGCCATCCAATCTCGCATCGCTTCATTAACGGCGTCGCGAAGCGTTTTGGAGCCGCTTTCGACCGGACAGATGGTGGCGCCGAGCAACTTCATGCTGAACACGTTGGGCTTTTGCCGGCGAATGTCTTCACTGCCCATGTAGACCGTGCAAGGCAACCCAAAGTGGGCACATGCGGTGGCGCTGGCCACCCCGTGCTGGCCGGCTCCGGTTTCCGCGATCACTCGCGTTTTACCCATCCGCAGGGTTAATAGAGCTTGGCCAATCGTGTTGTTGATCTTGTGGGCGCCGGTGTGGTTGAGGTCTTCGCGTTTGAGCCAAATTTGGGCACCGCCGACCGCATCGGTCAGCCGTTTGGCGTGGTACAGCGGGCTGGGGCGTCCGACGAACGTCTTGAGCAGCGAGGTCAGTTCGCGTTGGAATTCAGGATCTTTTTTGGCTCGATCGTATTCTTCGGCCAGTTGATCGAGGGCACGAGTCAGCGTTTCCGGGACAAAACGTCCACCGAATTTACCAAAACGCCCCCGTTCATCGGGAACCGACGCACTGGCGTGGGGGGCTGCGGTTTCTTGCAGGCTCATATTGGGGCTCTAAATCGGGATCTCAAAAACGGGGGCTCTATCAAATGCAATCCATTTTCTATAAGAGTGCTCAGAGATTGTCACCCGAGGGCAATCGAAGGTCAATGCAGCGATCGCGAGCCGAAAGAGAATCTGTGCCTGAACTACCCGAAGTGGAAACGATGCGGCGGGGGGTGCTGCCCATCGTTGGCAGCCGGATCGATGCCGTGATTCGGCCCCCCTGCGATCGTAAACCGATTTTGATGACGCCGCGAATCGATGCCATGGATCGCCGGCTTCGCGGAAAACATATCGTCGATGTCGGTCGTCGTGGCAAACGCGTGATGATCAACATCGAAGACGAGCAAACGATGGTGATCGAGCCGCGAATGACCGGCTTGGTGCTGTTGGCCGATCCGCCGACACTCGAGCATCTGCGGTTGCGAATCACACTCTCGGGGCCTGCGGGGGACCAATTGTTGTTTTGGGATCGGCGCGGGCTGGGGACGGTGCGATTGTTAACGCCCAAGCAAGTCGAAACGCTTGTCGACGCCAAACTCGGAGTCGATGCGCTCGCGATCACGGCGGAACAGTTGAAGGCGAAACTCGGCAAAAGCCAACGCGCCATCAAGGTCGCATTGTTGGATCAAGCCGTGGTGGCGGGAGTGGGGAATTTGTATGCCGCGGAACTGCTGTTTTTCGCCGGCATCGATCCTCGCACCCGTTGTGATCGGCTCACCCAAGTTCAATGGCGGCGGATTCAAGCGGCGATGCGTCAGGTATTAGAGGAAGCGATTCGTTATGAGGGCAGCACTTTGGGGGACGGGACGTACCGCAATGCGCTCAATGGCGAAGGCGGCTACCAAGCCCATCATCAGGTTTATGCACGTGCCGGGGACCCTTGCCCACGCTGTTACGACGGCGTGATTCGGCGAATCGTGCAAGCCCAACGCAGCACGTTCTTTTGCCCCGTATGCCAGCAAAAGCGTGGTCTACACCGTCTCGTCGTGCCGATTTAGGGTTAAATTTGAGAACCCCGCTCAAAAATCACCACCCGAAGCGTTAACGAGGGACTGAGTCAAAATCGATATTCCCTCGCTCACCCTTCGGGGGATGGAAAATGCGCCACGTCAAAACGGATGCTTCCGGCGATGCAATATTCGCGTTAGCGGCGGGTTACCAAGTTGCTCGGCGAACGCATTGCCCCCGTTTTTGCGAATAATCAAGGTTGCCGTTCGTCGCGGTGAGGTGAATCGCTAGAATAGGAGCGTGCGTGAATCGCTGCTGCCGATTCACGAATTTGTCCCTTTAAAACGTCACCGTAATCCCTATGACGCAAAAAACATCACGTCGAGACTGGCTTCGCGCCGCCGCGATGCTATCGGCTGTCGGAGCCACTGCGGCGAGTGCCCGGCCGGCACTCGCGGCGCGCGATCCACGCTGGAACGACTCCATCACCAAGGGACTCAATTGGCTCAGCCGCACGCAATCGTCTCGCGGCCAATGGAACACCCAGGCTTATCCCGCCGCCCTGGCGGCGCTGGCCGGTACGGCGATGATCGGCAGCGGATCGACGACGACTCAGGGGCCGTACGCCAAAGAGATCGCGCGGGCGGCCGACTATTTGATCAGCAAAAGCCGTGATAACGGTTTGATCGGTGACCCCCAGTCCGATCCCCGCTACACGTATGGACACGGTTTTTCGATGCTGTTCTTGTCGCAAGTGTTGGGCGAAGAAGGATTGCTCGATCGTCGCGAAGAATTGGTCGAGGTGTTGACCAAGGCGGTTGAGTTCAGCGGCAGTGCACAAACGGCGGCCGGCGGATGGGGCTACGTCTCGGCGCGTGAAGGAAACGATTTCGACGAGGGCTCGACCACCATCACTCAGGTGCAAGGGCTGCGTGGTTGTCGCAACGCAGGGATTCCCGTCAGCGCCGATGTGATCACGCGAGCGAAGGAGTACATCTACGAATGCAAGAATCCCGACGGCGGGATCAGTTATAGCAGTCGCCAAAAGGGGAGCAGCCGGCCGGCGATCACGGCTGCCGCGCTCGCCGCGCTTTACAATGCTGGCGATTACGACAGCGAGCATGTGCCCGAGATGTTGGCCTATACCAAGGAATCGCTGCATGACATCAGCGATTCGACTCGCGCGTTTGGCCATTGGCATTACACGTATTTGTATTACAGCCAAGTGGTCTATCGCCAAGGCGACGAATTATGGACGACGTTCCGTGACCGGTTGTACGATCGCATCGTCAGCGAGCAGCGTCCCGACGGGTTCTGGGAGGGCCAGATTCATCCGGTCTACGTGACCGCATGCAACTTGATCATGTTGCAGCTGGACCACGGCTATTTGCCGATCTACCAGCGTTAGCAATGTGGGAAAGGCCTTCGGCCCTGAACGAAGTTTCTTAATCCTAATCTTGCTCTTAATCATAATCCGCACGATGGCCACGACGGCAACGTGCGGGCCAGTTAATTGTTCGGGCCAGTTGATTGTTCGGGCCAGTTGATTGTTCCCGGACGCAACATTGATCGTGATTCCGTGACCTCGATGCAAACGCAGCGTCGCTACTCTTGATGATTAAGATTAAGAGTAGGATTAAGATTATGAACGGTTGCCCAGGATCTTCTTTAACAAGATCCATTACGCCAACCTATAGGTTGGCAATTTTTCTAGCATGAGATCACGTTAACGCGCGATCACATTAACGGGCAATGTCGAACGCAAAAATCAAGTCCTGGTCGCGGATGATCAACATCTGGTCGGCGACTACCGGATGCGCCCAAATGGCTCCCTTGTCTCGCGGAAGCTCGGTTTCGCGTGGCAGCGTCAATGTGCCTTTTTCGGTCCACGCTTCGCGGCTGGGCTGGACCAGGTTCACCGAGCCCTCCTCGTCGTTGTAGCAATACAGCATGCCATCGGCAAAACAGATCGAACCGCTGTGGTTAGGGCGTGCTTTTTTCTCCCACAACGTTTCGCCGCTTTGTAGGTCTTGGGCCATCCACATGCCGCCATTGGCCTTGGTGCATCCGTAGATCACCCCTTCATGAAGCACGACGCCACCGTGATGGTTCATCATCGATTTGCCCGCCAAATGGTAAATCGATTCCGCGTCGATCCCATCTCCGGCCGCATTGGGTTTTAGCTTTAACAGCGTGTTGCCGGCACCGTAATCGCTGGTGTGGTACAGCAGATCTTCACTCAAAATGGCGGTTGGGATGACCGCGACCGTATTGCCCGTCGTGGTGTCGCTGAACACTTCCTGGCCCGATTTCGTGTCGAAGGCGAACAGCCCCGGTTTGCTGGCGTTGACGTAGAACGACTGGTCGCCGAGCTTGCCTTTGATCACCGAGTTGTATTGGGCGGGAGCGTTGACGCCTTGGCTGGACCAAACCTTTTCGCCGGTCTTGCGATCCAATGCGACCATAAAATTGGCTTCGCCGGGCGTGACCACGACGCGGTCGCCGTCGACGAGGGGGGATTCGCTGTATCCCCAAACCGGGATTTTGCCAGCGTGATCGGCGACGAAATTGGTCGTCCACTGAACGTCTCCATTGGACTTCGACAAAGCCGCGAGTTGTCCAATGTCGCTCAAGACAATGACTTGGTCGCCATCGACGGTCGGGGTGCTGCGTGGTCCGCCGCCCCAGCCATGGTTGTAGTCGTCGGCGGTGCCAGCACGCGCGACTTCGGTTTCCCAAATGGGGGCGCCCGTTTGCGCATCGATGCAAATGGCAAAGCACTTGTCGTCATGCGTTCCCATCGTATAGAGCCGTCCGTCGACCACCGAAACGGCCGAGTAGCCGCGGCCCGCGCTGGTGAATGACCAGCGGAGTTGAGGGGCGTCGTCATCCCATGACTTTTTCAGCTCTTGCGGAGCGGCGTGCCCATCGCGGTTCGGGCCTCGCCATTGAGACCAATCGGCATCGCCGGCAACCGCGAAAGTGCCCAGCAACAGACTGGATGCGCTCAGCATCGAAACGCAGATCAACGAAACGCATGCAACTTTGACAATCGATTTCATGGGGCGGCTGAGTTTTTCAGGGAGGGATGGAGAGGTGGGTGTCGAGTGTGCCCACTATACCAAACCCCAGGTCTGGTGGGCCAGCGAGATCGGGATGCATCGGGGATGCTCGGGGGCGGTGCATGGCAAACGCGGAGGACGGCTTTTCGGCCGCGGCGCATCCGCCAGCGTAGGCGGCGAGAGTGACGAGCGAGGGATCGCGGATTAGGCTTCGACCACGATGGTTTGGGCGAGTTTATCGTGCAAGGTTTCGTGCCCCTGAGTGAACAAATAAACGAGGTCAGCAATCGCAATGAATCCGCCGATCACGGGGATTGCTGTGATCGCGCCAAAGCCAATGTTTCGTATCAGCACGCCATGCAGGAAGCCAACTTGGACCCCGGTTTGTTTGTCCACGATTCGCGTTTTTACGATCTTCTTGCCGAGGCTTTGCCCGGACATCGAGATCAGCACCATATTGATGATGAACGGAATGCTTCCTAGGAAGAATAAGGCAAACATCAAGACGAGGCCGATTCCGGCCGCGGCTTCATCGCCGGCACCGTCTGCCGCCGGCGCCACTAACATGACGACGAGCATTCCCGCAACGAATCCGGTCATGTTGAACAAGCCGTCAATCACGGCGCCCGCAATTCGCTGGCCGATGCTGGCGATATTTCCGCTGTTTCGCGAATGTGCCGATCCCGCCGCGCCGACTGCGTAAGGGTTTATGCCACCCGTAGCGGCCCCCGGACGCGATGCCGCACGCACGGGTTGTTGCAAGTCGTCGTCGGTCAACTCGTCAAACATCGCCGGGTCAAGGTCGCCCATCGAGGATTCGGCGGATTGCGGTGCGGGACGCGCCGCGGCAGGTCGCGAGGGAGTCGCGGCCCCGGACGGGCGTGCCGCTACGGCTGGTTTGGCTGCACCGCCGGGAGCCCGTAACTGTTTTCCACAGGGGCATTTAACGACTTTTCCCGCAGCGGATTCTGGGATATTCAAGACCGCAGAACAGGCGGGGCATTTGATCTTCATGAGCGGAGGGCAAACAGGAGGCAATGGGAATGCAGAAAAGTAGAGAACGCAACAGTGATCGCGTTTATATCTTAGTCCCTTTTCGGCAGTGGAGCACTGCTGATTCGATCTTGGTTGCCCAACACAAATGGCTGTTCAAGACGAACGAGGGACTTAAGGCGAAAGCGTGGGAACCGACTCATTCATTTGCAGATGAATCATGTCGCGATAATGACCGACTCGGCTGAGCAATTGCTCGTGGGTGCCCACGTCGGCGATCCGGCCATCTTCGAGCACGACGATCTTGTCGGCGCCCACGATCGTGCTCAAGCGGTGTGCGATCACAAACGCCGTGCGCCCTTTCAATAGATCGCCGAGACTTTGCTGGATCAGCCGTTCGCTTTCGCTGTCCAGATTACTGGTCGCCTCGTCCAGAATCAAGATTCGCGGATCGGCGAGGATCGCGCGTGCGATTGCTAACCGTTGACGTTGGCCTCCGGAGAGCTTGACGCCGCGTTCACCGATGATCGAATCGTAGCCCTTCGGCAATGCGTTAATAAACTGATCCGCCGCGGCAGCTTGAGCGGCTTCGGCGATCTGTGAATCGGTCGCGTTGCGTCGCGCGTAGGCGATGTTTTCACGGATCGTACCGTCGAACATAAAGACATCTTGCTCGACGATGCCCAGCAGTCGGCGATAGCTTTCAAGTTGAATGTCCTTTAAATCACGCCCATCGAGCTGGATCGAGCCGGTGTTGGGATCGTAGAAGCGAGCGATCAAGTTGGTCAGCGTCGTTTTGCCTGCGCCGCTGCGTCCGACCAATGCCACCGTTTCGCCCGCATTCACCTCGAGCGTGATGTCGCTGAGCACCTGAGTCTCGGACCCCGGGTACGAGAATGAGACGTTGGTGATCGAGATTTTTCCCTCGACTCGATTGCGATCGAGCGTGACCGCTTCGGCGCGGCTCGGCAACTCTTCTTCGATCTCCAAAACATCGAGCACGCGATCGAGCCCGGCCAGATTGTTTTGGAAACCGACGGCGCTGCCGGCCAATGTGGCCAGCGGGTCGAGCAGCATCGTCAAGTAAACCAAGAACATCATCAGATCACCGAGCGTCAATTCGGAATGGATGATTTGATAACCGCCATACAGTAGTAGCCCGGTCGAAGCCAATGGGATGATGACTTCCCAAACGGTCTCGATGATCCGTGTCCACCACCATGTGAAGAGTTGTTGGCGAACTAGATAGCTGCCCTCACGCACAAAGCGAGTCGATTCGCTACGGCTGCGCGCGAACGTTCGCACGACTCGGATGC
This window encodes:
- a CDS encoding metal-dependent hydrolase; amino-acid sequence: MMLKLTWLSHACWLIETGAHRILLDPFLTDNPAAKTTIEDHPEISHLLISHGHFDHVADAAAIAHRDDSTVVAIFEIAQWFAEKQQVQSTLGMNLGGVAKLPFGTVKMVPALHSSQLPDGSYGGNPAGFVLEIDGKRIYFACDTALFSDMRLYAHRVDVAVLPIGDVFTMGIDDSIEAIKLIEPKCVLPTHYNTWPPIQQDAAQWAERVNAQTDAVPVVLGVGESFTV
- the trpB gene encoding tryptophan synthase subunit beta, which translates into the protein MSLQETAAPHASASVPDERGRFGKFGGRFVPETLTRALDQLAEEYDRAKKDPEFQRELTSLLKTFVGRPSPLYHAKRLTDAVGGAQIWLKREDLNHTGAHKINNTIGQALLTLRMGKTRVIAETGAGQHGVASATACAHFGLPCTVYMGSEDIRRQKPNVFSMKLLGATICPVESGSKTLRDAVNEAMRDWMASVENTHYIIGSVIGPHPFPMMVRDFQSVIGRETREQCRDTFDRLPDCVVACVGGGSNAAGMFYPFVEDDGVRMVGVEAGGRGTAPGDHASPLTYGNPGVLHGSYSYVMQDDDGQTCDVHSMSAGLDYPGVGPEHSYWKDTKRVDYLECTDDDAMKAFDRLAQSEGIIAALESSHAIAKGMTLAAEMKPDQHLVICLSGRGDKDAMEIARLRGETW
- the mutM gene encoding bifunctional DNA-formamidopyrimidine glycosylase/DNA-(apurinic or apyrimidinic site) lyase, which produces MPELPEVETMRRGVLPIVGSRIDAVIRPPCDRKPILMTPRIDAMDRRLRGKHIVDVGRRGKRVMINIEDEQTMVIEPRMTGLVLLADPPTLEHLRLRITLSGPAGDQLLFWDRRGLGTVRLLTPKQVETLVDAKLGVDALAITAEQLKAKLGKSQRAIKVALLDQAVVAGVGNLYAAELLFFAGIDPRTRCDRLTQVQWRRIQAAMRQVLEEAIRYEGSTLGDGTYRNALNGEGGYQAHHQVYARAGDPCPRCYDGVIRRIVQAQRSTFFCPVCQQKRGLHRLVVPI
- a CDS encoding prenyltransferase/squalene oxidase repeat-containing protein encodes the protein MTQKTSRRDWLRAAAMLSAVGATAASARPALAARDPRWNDSITKGLNWLSRTQSSRGQWNTQAYPAALAALAGTAMIGSGSTTTQGPYAKEIARAADYLISKSRDNGLIGDPQSDPRYTYGHGFSMLFLSQVLGEEGLLDRREELVEVLTKAVEFSGSAQTAAGGWGYVSAREGNDFDEGSTTITQVQGLRGCRNAGIPVSADVITRAKEYIYECKNPDGGISYSSRQKGSSRPAITAAALAALYNAGDYDSEHVPEMLAYTKESLHDISDSTRAFGHWHYTYLYYSQVVYRQGDELWTTFRDRLYDRIVSEQRPDGFWEGQIHPVYVTACNLIMLQLDHGYLPIYQR
- a CDS encoding PQQ-binding-like beta-propeller repeat protein, with the translated sequence MKSIVKVACVSLICVSMLSASSLLLGTFAVAGDADWSQWRGPNRDGHAAPQELKKSWDDDAPQLRWSFTSAGRGYSAVSVVDGRLYTMGTHDDKCFAICIDAQTGAPIWETEVARAGTADDYNHGWGGGPRSTPTVDGDQVIVLSDIGQLAALSKSNGDVQWTTNFVADHAGKIPVWGYSESPLVDGDRVVVTPGEANFMVALDRKTGEKVWSSQGVNAPAQYNSVIKGKLGDQSFYVNASKPGLFAFDTKSGQEVFSDTTTGNTVAVIPTAILSEDLLYHTSDYGAGNTLLKLKPNAAGDGIDAESIYHLAGKSMMNHHGGVVLHEGVIYGCTKANGGMWMAQDLQSGETLWEKKARPNHSGSICFADGMLYCYNDEEGSVNLVQPSREAWTEKGTLTLPRETELPRDKGAIWAHPVVADQMLIIRDQDLIFAFDIAR
- a CDS encoding RDD family protein, whose translation is MKIKCPACSAVLNIPESAAGKVVKCPCGKQLRAPGGAAKPAVAARPSGAATPSRPAAARPAPQSAESSMGDLDPAMFDELTDDDLQQPVRAASRPGAATGGINPYAVGAAGSAHSRNSGNIASIGQRIAGAVIDGLFNMTGFVAGMLVVMLVAPAADGAGDEAAAGIGLVLMFALFFLGSIPFIINMVLISMSGQSLGKKIVKTRIVDKQTGVQVGFLHGVLIRNIGFGAITAIPVIGGFIAIADLVYLFTQGHETLHDKLAQTIVVEA
- a CDS encoding ABC transporter ATP-binding protein, with the translated sequence MPIEPSRSRFSSYREKIRQRQSRAKTAESHSHHGSGRSARKLGTRERGFWELFREFIRLISSYHRQIAGAIGLLTVGIVLRLIPPVGTKLAIDSALSTPHKPLPGWTSGLGLPSEPFSLLLAIAGIVTLVTILATIAHLSSRWIATKAVNQAQVGIRRRVFDHAIRLPLQNVYDMKSGGVASLIREDAGGVAELIFSILYNPWRAIVQFIGSLVILMLVDWKLMLGGLLLLPVVWVTHRTWINRIRPLYKDIRMQRQKIDASATETFGGIRVVRTFARSRSESTRFVREGSYLVRQQLFTWWWTRIIETVWEVIIPLASTGLLLYGGYQIIHSELTLGDLMMFLVYLTMLLDPLATLAGSAVGFQNNLAGLDRVLDVLEIEEELPSRAEAVTLDRNRVEGKISITNVSFSYPGSETQVLSDITLEVNAGETVALVGRSGAGKTTLTNLIARFYDPNTGSIQLDGRDLKDIQLESYRRLLGIVEQDVFMFDGTIRENIAYARRNATDSQIAEAAQAAAADQFINALPKGYDSIIGERGVKLSGGQRQRLAIARAILADPRILILDEATSNLDSESERLIQQSLGDLLKGRTAFVIAHRLSTIVGADKIVVLEDGRIADVGTHEQLLSRVGHYRDMIHLQMNESVPTLSP